The genomic stretch TACACAACCAATTAGTATATCAGGTTCTTCACCAAGCTCATCTAGCTGAGCTATAGTTTCCATCCCTATAACTGACTGGTGAAGAAGGACTACATCAAGAACACTACCCACTAAATACCTATAATTATGATCTAAAGCGAATTCGATAGCTTCACTCATAGCAATTCCTAGTGAACCCGGATGATTAGGATTCTCTTTTAGTATTTTTCTTCCAAATTCGGTAAGATCAGTAGGACTAGCGTATACTTTTCCACCATATAGCTCCATAATAGTCTTTCTCATAGGTTTTTGCTCATAACTTACTCTTACCATAAATATTGTAGAAGAAAGATCATACATTGAAGCGGCTAATGCTACAGCAGTACCCCATTGCCCTGCACCAGTTTCAGTCACTACATGAGAAATCCCTTCTTCTGCTGCAAAATATGCTTGTGGTATAGCCGTATTTATTTTGTGGGAACCTGTAGGTGTAGCACCTTCATATTTAAAGTATATTTTTGCAGGAGTGTCTAAATATTCTTCTAATCTTTTAGCTCTCATGAGTGGTGTTGGCCTACCTATAATAGCATATCTATCTCTAACTTCTTCTGGTATTTTAATGAAACGTTCAATAGTAAACTGCTGCCTTAGAACTTCTTTTGGTAATATCTTTTTTAATAATTCTACTCTTGAGAATTCAGCATCCGGTGGATCCCTTGGTGGAGGCAAGGGTTTAGGTAGATCAGGGATTATATTGTACCAATATTTTGGTATCAAATCCTTATTTACCATTGGTGCAACAAAAACACCTAATAGACTAAAAACTCATCTCACTTATAAATCTTAATGTTAATAGGTATCAAAATTATTAAATTCTCCTTTATACTCATAAAATCTATATTCAATCTTTTCAACTCTAGATAATGGTGGCCCCCGTTTTATATATTCGAGTAATTTCTGTAAAGCTTCCTCATAACCCTCTGCGACTACTTCTACTGAACCATCTGGTAAATTCTTAGCATAACCTTTTATTCCAAGTCTAGCAGCGTGAATTTGAACATATCTTCTAAACCCTACACCTTGTACAATACCATAGACTTTAACATACATTCGCTTTAACATAATACCACCTCAGTGTCGCTCCACTTCTT from Sulfolobus sp. S-194 encodes the following:
- a CDS encoding TrpB-like pyridoxal phosphate-dependent enzyme, whose amino-acid sequence is MVNKDLIPKYWYNIIPDLPKPLPPPRDPPDAEFSRVELLKKILPKEVLRQQFTIERFIKIPEEVRDRYAIIGRPTPLMRAKRLEEYLDTPAKIYFKYEGATPTGSHKINTAIPQAYFAAEEGISHVVTETGAGQWGTAVALAASMYDLSSTIFMVRVSYEQKPMRKTIMELYGGKVYASPTDLTEFGRKILKENPNHPGSLGIAMSEAIEFALDHNYRYLVGSVLDVVLLHQSVIGMETIAQLDELGEEPDILIGCVGGGSNFGGFTYPFIGAKKGKKYIAVGAAEIPKFSSGKYEYDYPDTAGLLPLVKMITLGKDYVPPPIYAGGLRYHGVAPTLSLLIKEKIIEWREYKEEEIYEAAKIFMKTQGIVPAPESAHAIKAVIDEALKAKTEKERRVIVFNLSGHGLLDLGNYESIRRRVEK
- a CDS encoding acylphosphatase — protein: MLKRMYVKVYGIVQGVGFRRYVQIHAARLGIKGYAKNLPDGSVEVVAEGYEEALQKLLEYIKRGPPLSRVEKIEYRFYEYKGEFNNFDTY